A genome region from Physeter macrocephalus isolate SW-GA chromosome 4, ASM283717v5, whole genome shotgun sequence includes the following:
- the LOC102995016 gene encoding uncharacterized protein, whose protein sequence is SENQPESQWHLSLLKHGKASLHISRSIYHFIKELFPAPVLTASLSFPLLEGNLVNLSCETKLLPQKPGLQLYFSFYVGSKTLMSRNISSEYQILPAKKADSGLYWCEATTEDGNVIKHCPELQLQVFGKVQRRPSRWQRSKTWRSPSSPQIHQKYIYMWNNSYRTPTECWQKTSDFPKGKKITMYLGRAKEKKRQKNRDGAELWSHGGERSNRGVEGKAERFLQGGSVPTSTHQPERLVSSPAGAGRVWELRLGLRRSDPRDRTGVGCVNTA, encoded by the exons TCTGAAAACCAACCTGAGTCACAGTGGCATCTATCACTGCTCAAGCATGGGAAGGCATCGCTACACATCAGCAGGAGTATCTATCACTTTATAAAAG AGCTATTTCCAGCCCCAGTGCTGACAGCATCCTTGTCATTCCCCCTCCTAGAGGGGAATCTGGTCAACCTGAGCTGTGAAACAAAGTTGCTCCCACAAAAGCCTGGTTTGCAGCTTTACTTCTCCTTCTACGTGGGAAGCAAGACGCTGATGAGCAGGAACATATCCTCTGAATACCAGATACTACCTGCTAAAAAAGCAGACTCTGGATTATACTGGTGTGAGGCTACCACAGAAGATGGAAATGTCATCAAGCACTGCCCTGAGTTGCAGCTTCAAGTATTTG GAAAAGTacagaggagaccttcaagatggcagaggagtaagacatggagatcaccttcctccccacaaatacatcaaaaatacatctacatgtggaacaactcctacaggacacctactgaatgctggcagaagacctcagacttcccaaaaggcaagaaaatcaccatgtacctgggtagggcaaaagaaaaaaagagacaaaagaacagggatggggcggagctttggagccatggaggagagcgcagcaacaggggtgtagagggaaaagcagagagattcctgcagggaggatcggtgccgaccagcactcaccagcctgagaggcttgtctcctcacccgccggggcgggcagggtctgggagctgaggctcgggcttcggaggtcagatcccagagacaggactggggttggctgtgtgaacacagcctga